From Lucilia cuprina isolate Lc7/37 chromosome 4, ASM2204524v1, whole genome shotgun sequence:
TCTaacttaaaaagtattaataatactaataaataataataataataataataataataataataataataataataataaccagCTGGAACATCGTTTAAAGTCCAAAGTTATGACAGAATcatttaatttagtaataagagCTTTGGAGGCATCCATATTGataagttttaatttcttaatcattttcttCGAGCGAAGTTTTCTAAAATGCAGTTTGTGGCAAGCTGGGGATATATTTTCTTTGAGGTAGATACGGGTAGTGATAGTTGAACCTTCAAAAATATCGTTTAGTTGAATTGGTTtagatttaataattaatttaatttaataattaatttaaaataatgctgCACTTAAAGTTAATGCAGcattattttaaatctaaacCAGTTCAACTAAACGATATTATTGAAGGTTCATCTATCACTACCCGTACGGTACTACGGAACTGgtttagatttaaaataatgctgcattaattaaattaattattaaattaaattaattattaaatctaAACCAATTCAACTAAACGATATTATTGAAGGTTCAACTATCACTACCCGTATCTACCTCAATGAAAATTTATCCCCAGCTTGCCACAAACTGCATTTTAGAAAACTTCGCtcgaaaaaaagtattccgcgaattttttaattttcaacatcttttagaaaatttacctagtactattattttcatcaatatgtgtaacaaatttaagggttaaccttatggatgaaattaatagtgctaggtaaattttctaaaagatgttgaaaattaaaaaattcgcggaatacttttttttaaaaaagataaaaaatgtttgttatttagtttttgcgaagatacaaattttttaaattgcaataaaaattttatttatgaatattttttaatgaaattttacagttaggtagattttttactcaaaatccaaaattaaataaaaattattaaattaaattaattattaaatctaAACCAATTCAACTAAACGATATTTTTGAAGGTTCAACTATCACTACCCGTATCTACCTCAATGAAAATTTATACCCAGCTTGCCACAAACTGCATTTTAGAAAACTTCGCTCGaagaaaatgattaagaaattaaaacttatCAATATGGATGCCCCCAAAGctcttattactaaattaaatgATTCTGTCATAACTTTTGTCTTTAAACGATGTTTCAGctggttattattattattattatttattagtattattaatactttttaagttACAATTTAAGTTGCAATTTGATTTCATaatcaattattaaataattttagctctataaaagtacatttgtattatttttaagaaaatttaaacattattttctaaatatatattcatgAAAGCGAAAACGATAAGAAGCAAAAACGAAGAACTCtgattgaaataataaaaatatataataaggtgtaaaaaataggaaaaagactattaaaatatatattatttatatacctAACAGTGAATAATcaagtttattgaaaataaatcaaattttggaTAAAATACTAATTTAAAAACAGCCCAGCAATGACTGATTGCAATACATGCAAGTCAGCCATTAGAGGTGAGACNNNNNNNNNNNNNNNNNNNNNNNNNNNNNNNNNNNNNNNNNNNNNNNNNNNNNNNNNNNNNNNNNNNNNNNNNNNNNNNNNNNNNNNNNNNNNNNNNNNNaattatagagaattgtttattattaatatatttttatatccattaatataataaataattgtttaaataaattgagtaataaattaattaaataatttctcaattaataactaaactatagtctagattataacctatagactagactataaacaatactataaactagagtatagacaagactatatactaaactatagcttgactatagactagaccagcggttcccccggtttttacttcgcggaccccttgaggaatttatttaaatttgcggACCaccatacatattttgatatcttattgttctaaatatgtaattgttcatccgaaaattgtcatagtccataaatctcaaggtcaaacagatgtagatatgtcatttctataaaatattcccgtacattgagaataattaatatttcagagaagtttcaattgcctgtttttgaagatagaatgacttcattgttgaaatgctaacatgatgtttaattttatgatcgtgagatctttcaAGTTCGCTTTTCTTTAAGGTATCGTCTACATGTGCTTAAAGAGTCacgttgcaaattttttttgcgattgcagacgggtaatcagagtatgttagctaatttttcgggaaaataatataagaaagttgaacttattcgatattgttgcggaatgcgtttatccgcataatatatgacttgaaTTCTTTGCGAAAGaactgtgaattttactgcatggttttgactatttatgcattttcagatgttaattaaataatattggtcgacaaaatcaagttaaaatctgtgtatcacgtcggaatggaatatttatatttaaacttacctgtattaacgtattgaagacgaataaagagtcacctctgtttcggaaatatattattttagtccttccaaacaagaacacttttgttttacaatttgaaaaacttaaatctgcgataagcttgttcttgaattatgaaatgtggcctaacttcatactccgagataacagtctctcatatttaattttaatttgggaaccgttggactagactgtaaactagactatagatgcatatattatatagtataactatatatagtatgttgttaccaaccaataaataacaaaacaaacaacaaaaataataattatcattaatttacgcaattgcttgaatttcaattaaatgtcacaaatttgtctcagatttatattttataaaaaaataaaataaaaccagtcatataagcgactatttacatttttgtatgaggtgataacactcttttttagaaaataaacaaagaacagctgtcattgacgctgtttgatcttacatttggtttgcaagGGATGCTCTTAATAGGCGTTATCACAATCGTAGAAAAATTGTTAGCACTCTATTATCTAAACTGTTCTCAATTCCGAATTCCGATAGTACTGCCGAAAGTATACAGAATATTTTGGATACTACACGCAATTATTTAGCTCTACTAAATACTTTAGGAGTTACAAAGGAAATCGCTGAAAATCGCCTTAACGTTCAATCAAGAAAGGAGTGGTAACAGTCGCTTAAAGCCACAGTAGAAATTCCTAAGATCAGagaactttttagttttttggaaACATCGTTTAGGACACTTGAATCTCTCGCAGAACCTACTCAGTCAATTTCACGTGTAAAGACCCAAACTCTAGAAATAATTTTCGTAGAAATATCCATATAACAACTTCGAACGATGATAGCAATTGCCCATACTGCAACAGACGTCATTTCttatacaaatgttttaaatttatatctatGCCATCGAACGAAAAACGTGAACTTATGAAAACCAAACGAATTTGTCATAATTGTTTGAATGTTGGTCACTTTAGTCGCCGCTCAACAGCTCGTTGCCAGACATGCCAACAAAAACACCACACCATAGttcataataattttacaacATCAGCGTCTACGGACCAAATATCGTCTGATAGATCAGAGACAACAGAGATCTCTTCCAATATTGCAATACACTGTAGTGCACTCGCAAAACCTCAAGTTTTATTAGCCACAATGCGAGTTAgtgttaaaacatattatggaACTTTTTCCCTCAGGGCAATGTTAGACCACTGTGCCCAAGCCACACTTATTACTGAAAATGCATCATAAACTTTAAGATTACAGTCCTTTAAAACATTTGCTCAAATTAGTGgagtttgtaaaaataaatttattactactcataaatatgaaaatttagtaCTGCAATCTAGAACAGAACCtagttttaaattgaaatgtagTGCTCTTGTTGTACCGTCCATCACACATTAACAACCTATACCAACAAATAAGGGAAAACTTCCAAATATCGATAATTTTCAATTAGCTGACCCAGAATTCTTAAATCCTGGAGAAATTGATTTACTACTGGGTGGAGATGTTTATGGTTAGATAATTTTACCCgataaaaagaaatttgaaaatagtaTTTTCTTACAGTACACCCACTTTGGGTGGGTTGTTTCAAGACCTACTTCTAAATTCGTTTATAGCGACCTCATTAATGTGAATATTTGCTCattagaaaaacaattaaaggCCTTTTGGCTTCAAGAAGAATTACTAGAAAAGAGAAAGTGGATAAAGATATTtaaaggcaacaacaacaagagatAGCACGGGTCGATACCAAGTTGCTTTGccgtttaaaaatataattaaaggtGAACCAATGCCAATGTTTAGTATGACTGATTATAGCGCACTTTCACGATTGAAAAATATAGaagcaaaatgtaaacaaaatccTAAATTTGGGGAcgcttattataaatttatgactGAATATAAAAACTTAGATCACATGAAAGCGGTTGGTGTATATCCCAATGATTTGGGAAGAAATTGCTACTTTTTACTACACCATGGAGTTTGGAGGGAAAGTAGTTCTACAACAAAATTAAGAGAAGTGTTTGACGGTAGCgctaaaaattgtacaaaatctTCATTAAATAATGAATTGGCTGCAGGGCCAGCACTTCAAAATGATTTACCTACTACTGTTATACGTTGGAGACGCTTTAAAGTTAGCTTTCGATCAGACGTAGAAAAGATGTTTCGCcaaattaatgttataaatgACCACCAAAAGTACCAACAAATATTGTGGCGTAAAAGTGCCAATAGTGATATCAATATCTACAAATTATTGACAGTTACCTACGGTACAACTTCTGCCCCTTTTCTGACTATGAGAGTACTACATCAATTAGCAGAAGATGAGACTGAAAATTATCCAACAGCAGGTAAAGTGCTCATCTTTGATATATACGTTAATGATATAATTTCAGGTGCTGATAGTTACGATGAAGCTATTCTGCTACAACAATAGTTgtctaaaatgttaaaaaagggCGGTTTTACACTAAGAAAGTGGATCTCTAATGACAGACAATTTATTAGTAGTATACCTATTGAATATAGAGAGATTAAGGacgtatttgaaataaataaaaccgaCAGTGCTAAAGCTCTAGGTCTGGAATGGAATGTCAACACAGACTCTTTCTCTTTTAAAGTTAACTTTAAGCGTAATGATAACCGAAAGAAGTATACTTTCTGATGCTGCAAAATTATATGATCCGTTAGGGTGGCTGTCCCCATGTTTCAAAGGTTGTGGTTGTTAGGAGTAGACTGAAATGGCCCCCTTCCTCAACATAAAGCATCCGAGTGGCTAACATATATGGACAATTTAAAAGgattagaaattattaaaatacctAGATGGATCGGATTAGTTAAAACAGCTAAACTTGAGCTACACGCATTTAGTGATGCTTCCACATTAGCGTTTTCAGCCGTAGTTTATTCTAAAGCTACTGCTGTTGATGGTAATTCCGTAATAAGTCTCCTACAAGCTAAAACAAAAGTAAGTCCTCTTAAAAGACTATCTATTCCAAGGCTAGAATTATGTGGCGCTACACTTTTAGTCAAGTTAGTTAATAaaatccatacaaaatttgaacaTAAAATTGATAATATCACTTATTGGACTGACAATACAACCGTTTTATACTGGATAAGAGGTCAATCTTCGAAATGGACAGTTTACGTTGGTAATAGAATGGCTGATATTCAAAGGTTTTCAAACGCAGAGCAGTGGAAATATATAGCATCCAATGAGAATCCTGCCCATTGTGCGTCCAGAGGCATACTCCCAAGTGATCTTGCTAAAAATGATATGTGGTGGATGGGCCCTAAATGGTTGAAAGAGAACATACAAAACTGGCCACTACAATCCTCGTTAAAATATGAAACTGCTGAGGAAATATCTAAGTCATATGTAACAATAAATGCTGCAACTAATACaactgttaaaaataaatatccatATATATTTCAACTCTATTCGTCTTTATAAAAACTTGTTAGAATAACCTCTTATATTTATGGATTTCAATATAACATAATGATTCAAAAACGACATAAAGAAAATCAAGCAGGCAAAgcaaaatgttgattttttggACGAAATAAgtgaattacaaaaatatggaAAGCTATCGGTCAATAATCACCTTTCACGCTTGTGTCCATTTATTGACTCTGAGAATATATTACATGTGGGAGGACGGTTACAAAATTCTAATTTTGCTTATTCTTTAAAACATccaattttgcttaaaaaacaaaacccaaTGTCAACTCTTATATTTACAGATGCGCATATAAAAACCTTGCATGGGTCTCTTTTACAGATGCAATCGTACGTAGCGAGAAAGTACTGGATTTTATATGGtcgaaatttggcaaaaatggTAATACGATGTTGCACAAAGTGTTTCAAATATAACGCTAAAGCATCGCAACAAATGATGGGTAACCTTCCTACTGTACGTTTAACGCCTACTCGTCCATTTAAACATAGCGGTGTCGATTATGCAGGACCCGTAATCATCAAACAGTCAACTGCGAGAAATGCGGTTACAACGAAAGGGTACATACGTCTCTTTATTTTTATGGTAACAAAGGCATTACACTTAGAAGCCGTTACGAGTCTGTCAACGGAAGCATTCTTGGCTGCATTCCGCAGATTTTCTTCTCGTCGTGGAAAATGTACAGATCTGTACTCTGATTGCGGTACGAATTTCATTGGTGCAAATAAAGAACTGCAGATTTTATATAACCGAAATAAGTCGTCGCTACCAGAGGAATTGCTAGAAATACTGGCTACTGATGGAACTCAGTGGCATTTTATACCACCAGCAACACCAAATTTCGGTGGTCTGTGGGAGCCGGCGTTAAGTCAACAAAGTACCATCTTAAACGTTTACTAGATTGCAAGGTTGTTACTTATGAAGAATTAAGCACTTTTCTGGCTCAAATAGAAAGTTGTCTAAATTCTATACCTCTATGTCCATTAAACAATGATCCAACTGATGCTAATGCTTTGACACCATCTCATTTTCTAATCGGAGAAGCAACAAACTGTATACCAGAGGAAAATTTATTAGACTGCAACATTAATCGACTCACAAGATGGAAGGCaattgaaaaacttaaacaacatttttggcACCGTTGGAGAAATGAATGGTTGTGTCGTTTACAATTTAGGCCTAAGTGGTTGAAACCAAAAGGAAATACTAAAGTGGGAGATCTTGTACTTATTATTGATGAACGCTGCCCACCTGGAACATGGCCGTTAGCTCGCGTGAAGGATGTGCATCCTGGTGCAGGTGGTATCGTACGAGTGGTTACTATACAATCCCATGGAAAAATCTTTAAGCGACCCGTttcaaaaattgcatttttgcCGTCAGATGAAGATTATGAAAAGCTAAGAAATAACTCTGACTGAAGAACAGTTATTCTTGGAGGGGGAAAATGTTGGAGAatcagtattttattttatttattttaacttttaattataaatttcctaTTGGGGTTTCTAAAATGTAACACTTATCATTAAACTCACATTTGCCATCTCTTTaccataatattaaaatataacccGTATTTTTAAGCTGCTGTTAATTTATGTAATGTACATCATGTTAATTGCATTGTTCATTctcattgtattttttgtattaattatatatttcttcttttaatcTACCTACTTGTACTTAAGTATAATAACGGTTTTTATTTACACTGATTTTGGATTTTTTGGTACATATTAACTAcgactaaaaattatattactatTCTCGATTTTTTGATACtctgttaaaaaaacattaaactgAGAACATTATAATATCATCTGCCTTGCTGCGTAATTAAGTCTAAAGCCGAGCTGCTTAATAATCGAATTTAAGTTTGATAAAGTTTACAGCCAAGCtgcttatttaataaatttaagttataaTCAAAAGTGTAGTTTGATTAATTctcatacaattttatatatatttctagcACTTTTATATTCATTCCAGGCATGATGTGTGTTTTctattttatcaatattatactttataattttttctttctttaaaatctgTAACTGTCGGTTaaaccatttatttttaatacttctttcatttattgttttttttaattgttagtcTCTTAATAAAATCTTCTAAAGCTTTGTCAAAAACATTTACATTGTAGTTTAGGTCTTGGCCTTCATCAAATTTTTTATCTGCCATTTATTTCTCTTTGGAATTTAAGTCTATTATATATAAAGTATtctatttctcttttatttatatgattaGTTTTTTCATCactgatttttatttcaattatctCATGATcggatattttatttatttcactattatttattataatgtttgttttgttcGTAATGACATAATCAATTATTGTTCTTAAGTTACGCGTAATATCTGTTACAACTTATTCTTGTATATACTGTCATTGGaccattttatattaaagtctCCTGCAATAATTATATCCGTTTTTTCGTTAAGTACTTCTATTGTTTCTTcaaatgtttcataaaattcAGGTTCTTGACTACTAGGAGATCTATAAACTGCAGCTATTATCAttgaagtttgtttttatattataagcACTTATCCAGTATTTCGATtcacatattttttcttgtaatagTTTTACttgccaatttttattaaaatatactatTAATCCACCGGTTCTTGTTGAGTTTGAAAGTGTCTCTGtttgaattataaaatcaaactttCTTGTATCTGCTATTGCTTCCAATTGATTGAAGTTATTTGTTAGTCCTTGTATGTTTGAATACATTCCTTGTATATTCTTTCGTTGTTAAACTACCAAGCCCATTCTTCGTTTCTTCATTTTTAGCTTATTCTGGTATACTGGACACTCCCTGCTTATGGTTGCATGATTTACATCAAGTCCTAGATTCAATCGTATATTGGTTCTTATACAGTTTATGCCgttatttatatattctttagTACGCTCTTTTGTCTTGTGGTTTCCATTACATTTAAAGCACGCGTCCTCATTTTTACAGTTTACAGACTTATGttccatcaaatatttatttttcaatttcaattgcagttttatttttttctcgtcCATTTGTGTATTCATTTTATATCATTAAGGCAACATTTCTTCTATTTTCAATAtatgttattttaaagtttacagggtctacctttttatttaaatcatctttggttttttctattttttgtttttcttttggttttataattaaaggaaCCTGATTTTTAACTTCTAGCAACACCATATTATTCTTTAATGCATCTGAGAAtgatagtttgttttgtttgacaCTTGtatcttttaaagcttttttattttattacacattttgACGTTTGATGGTTCTATATTGTTACATACTTcttggtttttattttcatgatcttttattgtgccgtaaagttttttaatttcttcaacGTTTTTTCAGatgatttttgtgttttatctaTTATTTTGATCCActcctgaaaatttttttgtacagtgatatattttattacatacacCACTGCATCTAATGCCTGTTTCACTTCTAATGGCTGACTTGCATTATTGCAATCAGTCATTGCTGGGctgtttttaaattagttttttatccaaaatttgatttattttcaataaacttgATTATTCACTGTTGGGtgtataaataatatgtattttaataatcttttttctatttttttacaccttattatatatattcttctTATTTCAATCAGAGTCCTTCGTATTTGCTTCTTATCGTTTTCGGTTTTTCGCTTAAAATTTTGCTCCCTTCAAAAAATAACAGAAGCACCGATATATAAgttcaaagtttatttataaggaAGCAATTCTTTTCGACAATGATTTGATGATGGGTGTTTAAGTACAAACACTTAAAATGCTGAATTTATATAATTGTTCCCTATTGAATAACTTGGGTCCTTAGTGGGTTAATACTGCTCTAATTTTACACCTAAGATTAGAAATTGAGGTTTATTCTAACGAGTAAAGCGCTAATGGTTCCTTAAACATTGTTTGGAATATatctattattgtttttaatgtacTTGTTACTCTTTGGTTTAAATCCCTTCGTGTAAaccaatttttcattttctgaaaattaatttgaaatcgtgagttttaatttttacctcTTCCTCTGGATTACCGGCAAACATTGtcctttacaaataaaatattaaagtggaTTTCTTTGGTACTTCCAGGCCATTACAACAATGAACCATCTTTTTCGGTGCACA
This genomic window contains:
- the LOC124419237 gene encoding uncharacterized protein LOC124419237, coding for MTDYSALSRLKNIEAKCKQNPKFGDAYYKFMTEYKNLDHMKAVGVYPNDLGRNCYFLLHHGVWRESSSTTKLREVFDGSAKNCTKSSLNNELAAGPALQNDLPTTVIRWRRFKVSFRSDVEKMFRQINVINDHQKYQQILWRKSANSDINIYKLLTVTYGTTSAPFLTMRVLHQLAEDETENYPTAGKVLIFDIYVNDIISGADSYDEAILLQQ